Proteins encoded in a region of the Osmerus mordax isolate fOsmMor3 chromosome 17, fOsmMor3.pri, whole genome shotgun sequence genome:
- the LOC136960526 gene encoding histidine ammonia-lyase-like — MVYTPHGRSLEGGAGRGPGVRAFKSLQASRDEEACFTLRICQGGELMYPDDAINDVLKDKDFVELSKDGTRRGCPVCLPPLAHLTLGWMGEGRMWSPQSGWAPAKAVLEGHGLAPLVLKPKEGVALISGTQLMTSLGAEAVERALGMEKQADIIAALSLEALRGTNKAFDHDIHAVRPHPGQIEVAMRLRSLLDSDIFHSQISGSHRSCNLVKDAYTLRCILQVHGVAIDTIAFVQKVVSTELNSATDNPLVFAKRSETISAGNVHGEYPAKALDFLAIGVHEMSNMSERSTERLVNPSLSELPAFLVAEGDLKSGFMIAHCTAAALVSESKALCHPSSVDSLSTSVATEDVSMGGWAARKALSVLEHVEKDF, encoded by the exons ATGGTTTACACACCTCACGGG CGCTCCCTTGAAgggggggcaggaagagggCCAGGGGTTAGAG CTTTCAAGTCCT TGCAAGCCTCCAGAGACGAGGAGGCTTGCTTCACTCTACGTATCTGTCAGGGAGGGGAACTTATGTACCCTGATGACGCCATTAATGACGTCCTCAAGGATAAGGACTTTGTTGAGCTGAGTAAGGATGGAACCAGAAGAGGG TGTCCTGTCTGTTTGCCCCCCCTGGCCCATCTCACTCTGGGATGGATGGGGGAGGGCAGGATGTGGTCTCCTCAAAGTGGCTGGGCCCCCGCTAAGGCA GTTCTGGAAGGTCATGGATTAGCACCTCTCGTGCTAAAGCCAAAGGAG GGCGTTGCGCTGATTAGCGGAACTCAGTTGATGACATCGCTGGGGGCGGAGGCAGTGGAGAGAGCTCTGGGCATGGAGAAACAAGCTGATATTATTGCTGCCCTCAGCCTGGAAGCCCTGAGGGGCACCAACAAGGCTTTTGATCATG ATATCCATGCAGTGAGGCCTCATCCTGGTCAGATAGAGGTGGCTATGAGGCTTCGCTCTCTACTGGACTCAGACATTTTCCATTCACAGATCTCTGGT AGTCATAGATCATGTAATCTCGTTAAGGATGCCTATACCCTGCGCTGTATTctgcag GTCCACGGGGTGGCTATTGACACCATAGCCTTTGTCCAGAAGGTGGTATCCACTGAGCTGAACAGTGCCACTGACAACCC GCTGGTTTTCGCAAAACGAAGTGAGACAATTTCTGCTGGAAATGTTCATGGGGAGTACCCTGCTAAG GCCCTGGACTTCCTGGCTATTGGAGTACATGAGATGTCCAACATGAGCGAGAGGAGTACTGAGAGATTGGTGAACCCCTCCCTCAGTGAACTGCCTGCCTTTCTAGTAGCAGAGGGGGACCTTAAGTCCGGCTTCATGATTGCACACTGCACCGCTGCTGCCCTAG TGTCTGAAAGCAAGGCCCTCTGCCACCCATCGTCCGTAGACTCCCTGTCCACCAGCGTGGCCACAGAGGACGTATCCATGGGGGGCTGGGCTGCCAGGAAGGCCCTGAGTGTTCTGGAGCATGTGGAAAAAG ATTTTTGA